One stretch of Thermus filiformis DNA includes these proteins:
- a CDS encoding S4 domain-containing protein has product MDALEAYIRKARGGRVVRTPFLSPEEQDRLRKRAQAEGLKVAFFGGLPLAERRCAVLYPEEVPSVSDPVEVVYLKDPPEPSPYVGEVEELEEGVLVALLPEGKKALQAQGLTLLPPPEGALRPLKEGVQTLVVPSLRVDAVGAKGFGVSRTYFQEGVKAGKVRLRGRPASPKDELAPGDVLYAEGLGVLKVLEVLGSTRRGRIRVRVERGR; this is encoded by the coding sequence ATGGACGCGCTCGAGGCCTACATCCGCAAGGCCCGGGGGGGGAGGGTGGTCCGCACCCCCTTCCTCTCCCCTGAGGAGCAGGACCGGCTCCGGAAGAGGGCCCAGGCCGAGGGGCTCAAGGTGGCCTTTTTCGGCGGCCTTCCCCTGGCCGAGAGGCGGTGCGCGGTCCTCTACCCGGAGGAGGTGCCCTCCGTCTCCGACCCGGTGGAGGTGGTCTACCTGAAGGACCCCCCCGAGCCCTCCCCCTACGTGGGGGAGGTGGAGGAGCTGGAGGAGGGGGTCCTGGTGGCCCTCCTCCCCGAGGGCAAGAAGGCCCTCCAGGCCCAGGGCCTCACCCTCCTCCCCCCGCCCGAAGGGGCGCTCAGGCCCCTTAAGGAGGGGGTCCAGACCCTGGTGGTCCCGAGCCTCCGGGTGGACGCGGTGGGGGCCAAGGGCTTCGGAGTGAGCCGGACCTACTTCCAGGAGGGGGTGAAGGCGGGCAAGGTGCGCCTCCGGGGCCGCCCTGCGAGCCCCAAGGACGAGCTCGCCCCCGGGGACGTCCTCTACGCGGAGGGCCTGGGGGTGCTCAAGGTCCTGGAGGTCCTGGGCTCCACCCGCCGCGGGCGGATCCGGGTGCGGGTGGAAAGGGGGCGCTGA
- the rny gene encoding ribonuclease Y, which translates to MSALDAILLLLVLALGGALLLRRRSEDGALLEEKRLLETARAEAKEVLEAAKAEAKDILETARREARALREEAQKEAEELLRRREAEAEARLKALSDRLRAQEAELKEERERLRAEREELKKEADRLARRAEGLDLREGRLSELEARLKAREEALAEREKALAEGERQIERRLQEVAGLSREEARRLILERLEAELEEEKAQRVRAALEKARLEAKREAQKILAQAMQRQASETAAQLAVSVVPIPSDAMKGRIIGREGRNIRTFEALTGVDLIIDDTPEAVLLSSFNPIRREIARMALEELMQDGRIHPSRIEEVVEKAKQEMKTFLYEKGEEAALEAGVVGLKPGLVQLLGRLHFRSSYGQNVLKHSVQVAHLSGIMAAELGLDPVLARRAGLLHDIGKSVDRELEGTHVEIGLALARRFGEGEEVLDAIAHHHDPENAKTLYAVIVSAADALSAARPGARRESLEEYLQRLESLEKIALSFPGVEQAFAVQAGREVRVIVRPEQISDAKAVLLAREIARRIEQEMNYPGQVQVTVVRETRVVEVAR; encoded by the coding sequence ATGAGCGCTTTGGACGCTATTCTCCTCCTTCTGGTCCTGGCCCTGGGCGGGGCCCTCCTCCTTAGGAGAAGGTCGGAGGACGGGGCGCTTCTCGAGGAAAAGCGCCTCCTGGAGACGGCCCGGGCCGAGGCCAAGGAGGTCCTGGAGGCCGCCAAGGCCGAGGCCAAGGATATTCTGGAAACGGCCCGCCGGGAGGCCCGCGCCCTTCGCGAGGAGGCCCAGAAGGAGGCGGAGGAGCTTCTGCGCCGCCGGGAGGCCGAGGCGGAGGCCCGGCTCAAGGCCCTCTCCGACCGGCTGAGGGCCCAGGAGGCGGAGCTCAAGGAGGAGCGGGAGCGGCTCCGGGCCGAGCGGGAGGAGCTCAAGAAGGAGGCGGACCGGCTCGCCCGCAGGGCGGAGGGGCTGGACCTGCGCGAGGGGCGGCTCTCCGAGCTGGAGGCCCGGCTTAAGGCCAGGGAGGAGGCCCTGGCCGAGCGGGAAAAGGCCCTGGCCGAGGGGGAACGGCAGATAGAAAGGAGGCTCCAGGAGGTGGCGGGCCTCAGCCGGGAGGAGGCCCGGCGGCTGATCCTGGAGCGCCTCGAGGCCGAGCTGGAGGAGGAGAAGGCGCAAAGGGTCCGGGCGGCCCTGGAGAAGGCCCGCCTCGAGGCCAAGCGGGAGGCCCAGAAGATCCTGGCCCAGGCCATGCAGCGCCAGGCCTCCGAGACCGCCGCCCAGCTGGCGGTGAGCGTGGTCCCCATCCCCTCCGACGCCATGAAGGGCCGGATCATCGGGCGGGAAGGGCGGAACATCCGCACCTTTGAGGCCCTGACCGGGGTGGACCTGATCATAGACGACACCCCGGAGGCCGTCCTCCTCTCCAGCTTCAACCCCATCCGGCGCGAGATTGCCCGCATGGCCCTGGAGGAGCTGATGCAGGACGGCCGCATCCACCCGAGCCGCATAGAAGAGGTGGTGGAGAAGGCCAAGCAGGAGATGAAGACCTTCCTGTACGAGAAGGGAGAGGAGGCGGCCCTCGAGGCCGGGGTGGTGGGGCTGAAGCCGGGCCTGGTCCAGCTTCTGGGCCGGCTCCACTTCCGCTCCAGCTACGGACAGAACGTCCTCAAACACTCCGTCCAGGTGGCCCACCTCTCGGGGATCATGGCGGCGGAGCTGGGCCTGGACCCGGTCCTGGCCCGCCGGGCCGGCCTCCTCCACGACATCGGCAAGAGCGTGGACCGGGAGCTGGAGGGGACCCACGTGGAGATCGGCCTGGCCCTGGCCCGGCGCTTCGGGGAAGGGGAGGAGGTCCTGGACGCCATCGCCCACCACCACGACCCGGAGAACGCCAAGACCCTCTACGCGGTCATCGTTTCCGCCGCGGACGCCCTCTCCGCCGCCCGGCCCGGGGCTAGGAGGGAGTCCTTGGAGGAGTACCTCCAGCGCCTGGAGAGCCTGGAGAAGATCGCCCTCTCCTTCCCCGGGGTGGAGCAGGCCTTCGCGGTCCAGGCGGGGCGGGAGGTGCGGGTCATCGTCCGGCCCGAGCAGATCTCCGACGCCAAGGCCGTCCTCCTGGCCCGGGAGATCGCCCGCCGGATAGAGCAGGAGATGAACTACCCCGGCCAGGTCCAGGTCACCGTGGTGCGGGAGACCCGGGTGGTGGAGGTGGCCCGCTAG
- the mreB gene encoding rod shape-determining protein codes for MFRGEDIGIDLGTASVLIYVRGKGIVLKEPSVIAVAQDKKEVKAVGAEAYRMLGRTPGNIVAVRPLKDGVIADYGLTEKMLILFLKKVLSPAARFFKPRVMVGVPSGVTDVERRAVVQAVAEAGVSKVYLIEEPLAAAIGAGINVAEPTGSMVVDIGGGSADIAVISLGGIVRSESLRIAGNEMDQAIIRYIRQKYNLLIGERTAEELKIQLGRAKVLPGEAQERAEIRGRDLITGLPKTVEVTTEDVAEALQEPLEKIVQGVKSVLEATPPELISDIIDRGILLTGGGALLKNLDLALQEATGVPVVVADNPIEAVALGTGKALEMLHVLEDALLSSDRVLRK; via the coding sequence ATGTTTAGGGGCGAGGACATCGGGATTGACCTGGGGACGGCGAGCGTCCTCATCTACGTGCGGGGGAAGGGGATCGTCTTGAAGGAGCCCTCCGTCATCGCCGTGGCCCAGGACAAGAAGGAGGTCAAGGCGGTGGGGGCCGAGGCCTACCGGATGCTGGGCCGCACCCCGGGGAACATCGTGGCGGTGCGGCCCCTAAAGGACGGGGTCATCGCGGACTACGGCCTCACGGAGAAGATGCTCATCCTCTTCCTCAAGAAGGTCCTCTCCCCCGCGGCCCGCTTCTTCAAGCCCCGGGTCATGGTGGGGGTGCCCTCGGGGGTTACGGACGTGGAGCGCCGGGCGGTGGTCCAGGCGGTGGCCGAGGCGGGGGTGAGCAAGGTCTACCTGATCGAGGAGCCCCTGGCCGCGGCCATCGGGGCGGGGATCAACGTGGCCGAGCCCACGGGGAGCATGGTGGTGGACATCGGCGGAGGCTCCGCGGACATCGCGGTCATCTCCTTGGGGGGGATCGTCCGCTCGGAGAGCCTGCGCATCGCCGGGAACGAGATGGACCAGGCCATCATCCGCTACATCCGCCAGAAGTACAACCTCCTCATCGGGGAGAGGACGGCGGAGGAGCTTAAGATCCAGCTTGGCCGGGCCAAGGTCCTCCCCGGTGAGGCGCAGGAGCGGGCGGAGATCCGGGGCCGGGACCTGATCACCGGCCTGCCCAAGACGGTGGAGGTGACCACGGAGGACGTGGCCGAGGCCCTGCAGGAGCCCCTGGAGAAGATCGTCCAGGGGGTGAAGTCGGTCCTGGAGGCCACCCCGCCCGAACTCATCTCGGACATCATTGACCGGGGGATCCTCCTCACCGGGGGCGGGGCCCTCCTCAAGAACCTGGACCTGGCCCTGCAGGAGGCCACGGGGGTGCCGGTGGTGGTGGCGGACAACCCCATAGAGGCGGTGGCCCTGGGCACGGGAAAGGCCCTGGAGATGCTCCACGTCCTGGAGGACGCCCTCCTCTCCTCGGACCGGGTCCTGAGGAAGTAG
- the fabZ gene encoding 3-hydroxyacyl-ACP dehydratase FabZ, translating to MEIREILKLLPHRHPFLLIDRVLEADETRFRVLKNVTYNEPYFPGHFPDHPVMPGVLLLEAMAQAAVASLAKRPELKPGALAFLAGVEEARFKKPVFPGDTLILEGELLFFRRRIGKVRVRALVGEEERAVAVLTFALE from the coding sequence ATGGAGATCCGGGAGATCCTCAAGCTCCTGCCCCACCGCCACCCCTTCCTCCTCATTGACCGGGTCCTCGAGGCCGACGAGACCCGCTTCCGCGTCCTCAAGAACGTCACCTACAACGAGCCCTACTTCCCCGGCCACTTCCCCGACCACCCGGTGATGCCGGGGGTCCTCCTCCTGGAGGCCATGGCCCAGGCGGCGGTGGCCAGCCTGGCCAAGCGGCCCGAGCTGAAGCCCGGGGCTTTGGCCTTCCTGGCCGGGGTGGAGGAGGCCCGGTTCAAAAAGCCCGTCTTTCCCGGGGACACCCTGATCCTCGAGGGGGAGCTCCTCTTCTTCCGCCGCAGGATCGGCAAGGTCCGGGTGCGGGCCCTGGTGGGGGAGGAGGAGCGGGCGGTGGCGGTCTTGACCTTCGCGTTGGAGTGA
- a CDS encoding YgfZ family protein produces the protein MEVFAQRGVVRLSGPDARDFLQGQATRDVRRLDAPTPALFLNPKGQIEEGATLFPEAEGFLLAPWGRPEELFARLKRYVVFDQVRLELLPLFYLWTEEKEWLQEDPMEAQGPEDWARFTLKRGLPHLLDLKGELPQVGGLEALVDRGKGCYVGQEIMARTEGKAVHHRLVDLEVLAPAPPGPLLWEGREVGRLKRLEGPRARGVVRKEVPVGAEVLSGEGRFLVREEIRWNGRRL, from the coding sequence ATGGAGGTCTTCGCCCAGCGGGGGGTGGTGCGGCTTTCGGGGCCGGACGCCCGGGACTTTCTCCAGGGCCAGGCCACCCGGGACGTGCGCCGCCTGGACGCCCCCACCCCTGCTTTGTTTTTGAACCCCAAGGGCCAAATCGAGGAGGGGGCCACCCTCTTCCCCGAGGCCGAGGGCTTCCTCCTCGCCCCCTGGGGGAGGCCGGAGGAGCTCTTCGCCCGGCTGAAGCGGTACGTGGTCTTTGACCAGGTGCGGCTGGAGCTTCTGCCCCTCTTCTACCTCTGGACCGAGGAGAAGGAGTGGCTCCAGGAGGACCCTATGGAGGCCCAAGGCCCGGAGGACTGGGCCCGGTTTACCCTAAAGCGGGGCCTCCCCCACCTTCTGGACCTGAAGGGGGAGCTCCCCCAGGTGGGGGGGCTGGAGGCCTTGGTGGACCGGGGCAAGGGGTGCTACGTGGGCCAGGAGATCATGGCCCGCACCGAGGGGAAGGCGGTGCACCACCGGCTCGTGGACCTGGAGGTCCTCGCCCCTGCCCCGCCCGGCCCCCTCCTTTGGGAGGGGCGGGAGGTGGGGCGGCTCAAGCGCCTGGAGGGCCCAAGGGCCCGGGGGGTGGTGCGGAAGGAGGTCCCCGTTGGGGCGGAGGTCCTCTCGGGGGAGGGGCGGTTCTTGGTCCGGGAGGAGATAAGGTGGAACGGGCGGAGATTATAG
- the rpoB gene encoding DNA-directed RNA polymerase subunit beta codes for MEIKRFGRIREVIPLPPLTEIQVASFQRALQLDVPAEQRENIGIQAAFRETFPIEEGERGRGGLVLDFLEYRLGEPLFPVEECREKDLTYQAPLYARFQLIHKDTGLIKEDEVFLGHLPLMTEDGSFVINGADRVIVSQIHRSPGVYFTPDPLRPGRFVASIIPLPKRGPWIDLEFEPTGVVSVKVNKRKFPLVLLLRVFGYDQETLVRELGAYGDLVQGLLDEGILSMRPEEALLKLFTLLRPGDPPKRDKAVAYLHSLLSDPKRYDLGEAGRYKAQEKLGIALSGRTLARFEDGEFKDEVFLPTLRYLFALTQGVPGHEVDDIDHLGNRRIRTVGELLSDQFRVGLARLARGVRERMVMGSPETATPAKLINNRPLEAAIREFFGRSQLSQFKDETNPLSSLRHKRRISALGPGGLTRERAGFEVRDVHRTHYGRICPVETPEGANIGLITSLAAYARVDELGFIRTPYRRVKDGVVTDEVVYMTATEEDRYTIAQANTPLEGDRIAAERVVARRRGEPVIVRPEEVEFMDLSPRQVFSVNTNLIPFLEHDDANRALMGSNMQVQAVPLIRAQAPVVMTGLEERVVRDSLSAVYSDLDGEVTHVDGSRIVVRGEKEVREYTLRRFVRSNQGTALDQRPRVSVGQRVQKGDLLADGPAAENGFLALGQNVLVAIMPFDGYNFEDAIVISEDLLRRDFYTSIHIERYEIEARDTKLGPERITRDIPNLGEGALRDLDEEGIVRIGAEVKPGDILVGRTSFKGETEPSPEERLLRSIFGEKARDVKDTSLRVPPGEGGIVVRTLRLRRGDPGVELKPGVREVVRVYVAQKRKLQVGDKLANRHGNKGVVAKILPPEDMPHLPDGTPVDILLNPLGVPSRMNLGQILETHLGLAGYVLDQRYISPVFDGATEPEIKALLAEAFEVYWKRRLEEGFGVDKREKEVLERAAKLGLVSRDRSPEEQLKELFLQGKVVLYDGRSGEPIEGPIVVGQMFIMKLYHMVEDKMHARSTGPYSLITQQPLGGKAQFGGQRFGEMEVWALEAYGAAHTLQEMLTLKSDDIEGRNAAYEAVIKGEDVPEPSVPESFRVLVKELQALGLDVETFDEDDKPVDIFEGLASRK; via the coding sequence ATGGAGATTAAGCGGTTCGGTCGCATCCGAGAGGTTATTCCTTTACCCCCTTTGACGGAAATCCAGGTGGCCTCCTTCCAGCGGGCGCTCCAGCTGGACGTGCCCGCGGAACAGCGGGAGAACATCGGCATCCAGGCGGCCTTCCGCGAGACCTTCCCCATTGAGGAGGGGGAGCGGGGCCGGGGCGGTCTGGTCCTGGACTTCTTAGAGTACCGCCTGGGGGAGCCCCTCTTCCCGGTGGAGGAGTGCCGGGAGAAGGACCTGACCTACCAGGCCCCCCTCTACGCCCGCTTCCAGCTCATCCACAAGGACACCGGCCTCATCAAGGAGGACGAGGTCTTCCTGGGCCACCTCCCCCTGATGACCGAGGACGGCTCCTTCGTCATCAACGGGGCCGACCGGGTCATCGTGAGCCAAATCCACCGCTCCCCCGGGGTCTACTTCACCCCCGACCCCCTGCGCCCCGGCCGGTTCGTGGCCAGCATCATCCCCCTGCCCAAGCGGGGGCCCTGGATTGACCTGGAGTTTGAGCCCACCGGGGTGGTCTCGGTCAAGGTCAACAAGCGCAAGTTCCCCCTGGTCCTCCTCCTGCGGGTCTTCGGCTACGACCAGGAGACCCTGGTCCGGGAGCTCGGGGCCTACGGGGACCTGGTCCAGGGCCTCTTGGACGAGGGCATCCTCTCCATGCGGCCCGAGGAGGCCCTCCTCAAGCTCTTCACCCTCCTCAGGCCCGGCGACCCGCCCAAGCGGGACAAGGCGGTGGCCTACCTCCACTCCCTCCTCTCCGACCCCAAGCGGTACGACCTGGGGGAGGCGGGCCGCTACAAGGCCCAGGAGAAGCTGGGCATCGCCCTTTCCGGCCGCACCCTGGCCCGGTTTGAGGACGGGGAGTTCAAGGACGAGGTCTTCCTGCCCACCCTGCGCTACCTCTTCGCCCTCACCCAGGGGGTGCCGGGGCACGAGGTGGACGACATAGACCACCTGGGCAACCGGCGCATCCGCACCGTGGGCGAGCTGCTTTCGGACCAGTTCCGGGTGGGGCTGGCCCGCCTGGCCCGGGGGGTGCGGGAGCGGATGGTGATGGGCAGCCCCGAGACCGCCACCCCCGCCAAGCTCATCAACAACCGCCCCCTCGAGGCCGCCATCCGGGAGTTCTTCGGCCGGAGCCAGCTCTCCCAGTTCAAGGACGAGACCAACCCCCTCTCCTCCTTGCGCCACAAGCGGCGCATCTCCGCCCTGGGCCCCGGGGGGCTCACCCGGGAGCGGGCGGGGTTTGAGGTGCGGGACGTCCACCGCACCCACTACGGCCGCATCTGCCCGGTGGAGACCCCGGAGGGGGCCAACATCGGCCTCATCACCTCCCTGGCCGCCTACGCCCGGGTGGACGAGCTGGGCTTCATCCGCACCCCCTACCGCCGGGTGAAGGACGGGGTGGTCACGGACGAGGTGGTCTACATGACCGCCACCGAGGAGGACCGGTACACCATCGCCCAGGCCAACACCCCCCTGGAGGGGGACCGGATCGCCGCCGAGCGGGTGGTGGCCCGCCGCCGGGGGGAGCCGGTCATCGTCCGGCCGGAGGAGGTGGAGTTCATGGACCTCTCCCCCCGGCAGGTCTTCTCGGTGAACACCAACCTCATCCCCTTCCTGGAGCACGACGACGCCAACCGGGCCCTGATGGGCTCCAACATGCAGGTCCAGGCCGTCCCCCTGATCCGCGCCCAGGCCCCGGTGGTGATGACCGGCCTCGAGGAACGGGTGGTGCGGGACTCCCTCTCCGCGGTGTACTCCGACCTGGACGGGGAGGTCACCCACGTGGACGGGAGCCGGATCGTGGTCCGGGGGGAGAAGGAGGTGAGGGAGTACACCCTGCGCCGCTTCGTCCGCTCCAACCAGGGGACGGCCCTGGACCAGAGGCCCCGGGTCAGCGTGGGCCAGCGGGTGCAAAAAGGAGACCTCCTGGCGGACGGCCCGGCGGCGGAAAACGGCTTTTTGGCCCTGGGGCAGAACGTCCTGGTGGCCATCATGCCCTTTGACGGGTACAACTTCGAGGACGCCATCGTCATCAGCGAGGACCTCCTCCGCCGCGACTTCTACACCTCCATCCACATTGAGCGCTACGAGATCGAGGCCCGGGACACCAAGCTGGGCCCCGAGCGGATCACCCGGGACATCCCCAACCTGGGGGAGGGGGCTTTGCGCGACCTGGACGAGGAGGGGATCGTCCGCATCGGGGCCGAGGTCAAGCCGGGCGACATCCTGGTGGGCCGGACCAGCTTCAAGGGGGAGACCGAGCCCTCCCCCGAGGAGCGCCTCCTCCGCTCCATCTTCGGCGAGAAGGCCCGGGACGTGAAGGACACCTCCCTCCGCGTTCCCCCCGGGGAGGGCGGGATCGTGGTCCGCACCCTCCGCCTGCGCCGGGGCGACCCCGGGGTGGAGCTGAAGCCCGGGGTGCGGGAGGTGGTCCGGGTCTACGTGGCCCAGAAGCGCAAGCTCCAGGTGGGGGACAAGCTGGCCAACCGCCACGGGAACAAGGGCGTGGTGGCCAAGATCCTTCCCCCGGAGGACATGCCCCACCTGCCGGACGGCACCCCGGTGGACATCCTCCTCAACCCCTTGGGCGTGCCCAGCCGGATGAACCTGGGCCAGATCCTGGAGACCCACCTGGGCCTGGCGGGGTACGTCCTGGACCAGCGGTACATCTCCCCCGTGTTTGACGGGGCCACGGAGCCCGAGATCAAGGCCCTGCTGGCCGAGGCCTTTGAGGTCTACTGGAAGCGCCGCCTCGAGGAGGGCTTCGGGGTGGACAAGCGGGAGAAGGAGGTCCTGGAGCGGGCGGCCAAGCTGGGCCTGGTCTCCCGGGACCGGAGCCCGGAGGAGCAGCTCAAGGAGCTCTTCCTCCAGGGGAAGGTGGTCCTCTACGACGGCCGGAGCGGGGAGCCCATAGAGGGGCCCATCGTGGTGGGGCAGATGTTCATCATGAAGCTCTACCACATGGTGGAGGACAAGATGCACGCCCGCTCCACCGGCCCCTACTCCCTCATCACCCAGCAGCCCCTGGGCGGGAAGGCCCAGTTCGGCGGCCAGCGCTTCGGTGAGATGGAGGTCTGGGCCCTCGAGGCCTACGGGGCGGCCCACACCCTCCAGGAGATGCTCACCCTCAAGTCGGACGACATAGAGGGAAGGAACGCCGCCTACGAGGCGGTCATCAAGGGCGAGGACGTCCCCGAGCCCAGCGTGCCCGAGTCCTTCCGGGTCCTGGTGAAGGAGCTCCAGGCCCTGGGCCTGGACGTGGAGACCTTTGACGAGGACGACAAGCCGGTGGACATCTTTGAGGGGCTCGCGAGCCGCAAATAG
- the thpR gene encoding RNA 2',3'-cyclic phosphodiesterase, with protein MRLFYAVFLPPEVQKALAEAQKRLDPFKGWKKTPPHQLHLTLLFLGEVPEEEVEGFLALGRRLARAVPPFTARIRGTGYFPAEGSPRVWFAKAEGEGFLRLAEGLRAEAPDPDPKPFAPHITLARKKGPAPRVGPVVLGLEFPVEEFALVQSVLRPKGPEYRILERFPLRGEHERGKAQVSGKHPEGD; from the coding sequence ATGAGACTCTTCTACGCGGTTTTCCTTCCCCCGGAGGTGCAAAAGGCCCTGGCGGAGGCCCAGAAGCGGCTGGACCCCTTCAAGGGCTGGAAGAAGACCCCGCCCCACCAGCTCCACCTGACCCTCCTCTTCCTGGGGGAGGTGCCCGAGGAGGAGGTGGAGGGGTTTCTGGCCCTGGGGCGAAGGCTCGCCCGCGCCGTCCCCCCCTTCACCGCCCGGATCCGGGGCACCGGCTACTTCCCGGCCGAGGGCTCCCCTCGAGTCTGGTTCGCCAAGGCGGAGGGGGAGGGGTTCTTGCGCCTGGCCGAGGGGCTGCGGGCGGAGGCGCCCGACCCCGACCCCAAGCCCTTCGCCCCCCACATCACCCTGGCCCGGAAGAAGGGGCCCGCCCCCCGGGTGGGCCCCGTGGTCCTGGGCCTGGAGTTCCCGGTGGAGGAGTTCGCCCTGGTCCAGTCCGTCCTAAGGCCCAAGGGGCCTGAGTACCGGATTCTGGAAAGATTTCCCTTAAGAGGTGAGCATGAACGAGGAAAAGCGCAAGTCTCTGGAAAACACCCTGAAGGCGATTGA
- the recA gene encoding recombinase RecA has protein sequence MNEEKRKSLENTLKAIEKEFGKGAIMRLGEMPRQQVDVIPTGSLALDLALGIGGIPRGRVIEIYGPESGGKTTLALTIIAQAQKMGGLAAFVDAEHALDPTYAQKLGVDVENLLVSQPDTGEQALEIVELLARSGAVDVVVVDSVAALTPKAEIEGEMGDSHVGLQARLMSQALRKLTAVLAKSNTAAIFINQVREKVGVMYGNPETTPGGRALKFYSSVRLDVRRSGVIKQGNEAVGIKVKVKVVKNKLAPPFRQAELEIYFGRGLDPLMDLVNVAVAAEVIQKSGSWLSYGETRLGQGREKAADFLKEHPTLVEEIRARVLERASQVVLAVEGEEE, from the coding sequence ATGAACGAGGAAAAGCGCAAGTCTCTGGAAAACACCCTGAAGGCGATTGAAAAGGAGTTCGGCAAGGGGGCGATCATGCGCCTGGGGGAGATGCCCCGCCAGCAGGTGGACGTGATCCCCACGGGCTCCTTGGCCCTGGACCTGGCCCTGGGCATCGGCGGCATCCCCCGGGGACGGGTGATTGAGATCTACGGCCCCGAGTCCGGGGGGAAGACCACCCTGGCCCTCACCATCATCGCTCAAGCCCAGAAGATGGGGGGGCTTGCCGCCTTCGTGGACGCGGAGCACGCCCTGGACCCCACGTACGCTCAGAAGCTCGGGGTGGACGTGGAGAACCTCCTGGTCTCCCAGCCCGACACCGGGGAGCAGGCCCTGGAGATCGTGGAGCTTCTGGCCCGCTCCGGGGCGGTGGACGTGGTGGTGGTGGACTCGGTGGCCGCCCTAACTCCCAAGGCGGAGATCGAGGGGGAGATGGGGGATTCCCATGTGGGCCTCCAGGCCCGGCTCATGAGCCAGGCCCTGCGCAAGCTCACCGCCGTCCTCGCCAAGAGCAACACCGCCGCCATCTTCATCAACCAGGTGCGGGAGAAGGTGGGGGTGATGTACGGCAACCCCGAGACCACCCCCGGGGGGCGGGCCCTCAAGTTCTACAGCTCCGTCCGCCTGGACGTGCGCAGAAGCGGCGTCATCAAGCAGGGGAACGAGGCGGTGGGGATCAAGGTCAAGGTCAAGGTGGTGAAGAACAAGCTCGCCCCTCCCTTCCGCCAGGCGGAGCTGGAGATCTACTTCGGCCGGGGCCTGGACCCCCTGATGGACCTGGTGAACGTGGCGGTGGCCGCCGAGGTGATCCAGAAGTCGGGGAGCTGGCTCTCCTACGGGGAGACCCGCCTGGGCCAGGGCAGGGAGAAGGCCGCCGACTTCCTCAAGGAGCACCCCACGCTGGTGGAGGAGATCCGGGCCCGGGTCTTGGAGCGGGCAAGCCAGGTGGTCCTGGCGGTGGAGGGCGAGGAGGAGTAA
- a CDS encoding CinA family nicotinamide mononucleotide deamidase-related protein yields MERAEIIGVGTELLYGETLDTNTAEIARSLKPYALEVERTLRVADRLEPLAREVKEAWARARLVVLSGGLGPTPDDLTREAVALALGEELFLDREMLEEIQDLFRARGRRMPESNQKQAFRIPSARFLKNPRGTAPGWWVRKEGKDLVLLPGPPVEWRPMWTELLPALGLPVRDYGERVLKTWGIGESDLVERIQDLFPEASREGVEVGTYAKASGVEVVLRGPKGAVEGMAERVKKRLLREVWGEGEETMAALVQRRLLLEGATLATMESLTGGLLAAEITRVPGASRVFLGGMVSYTPGAKARFGVPEALLDRTVSEEAARAMAEAVRRSLGATYGLSTTGVAGPDPLEGQPVGTVYVALAGPGGTEVRGYRFPPSSREVIRLRSVYAALALLLT; encoded by the coding sequence GTGGAACGGGCGGAGATTATAGGCGTGGGCACCGAGCTTTTGTACGGGGAGACCCTGGACACCAACACAGCGGAGATCGCCCGCAGCCTCAAGCCCTACGCCCTCGAGGTGGAAAGGACCCTCCGGGTGGCGGACCGGCTGGAGCCCTTGGCCCGGGAGGTAAAAGAGGCCTGGGCACGGGCCCGGCTTGTGGTCCTCTCCGGGGGCCTGGGCCCCACCCCGGACGACCTCACCCGGGAGGCGGTGGCCCTGGCCCTGGGGGAGGAGCTCTTCCTGGACCGGGAGATGCTGGAGGAGATCCAGGACCTCTTCCGGGCCCGGGGGCGGCGGATGCCTGAGAGCAACCAGAAGCAGGCCTTCCGCATCCCCTCAGCCCGCTTCCTGAAAAACCCCCGGGGGACGGCCCCCGGTTGGTGGGTGCGCAAGGAGGGGAAGGACCTGGTCCTCCTGCCCGGCCCCCCTGTGGAGTGGCGGCCCATGTGGACGGAGCTTCTGCCCGCCTTGGGCCTTCCCGTGCGGGACTATGGCGAGCGGGTCCTGAAGACCTGGGGGATCGGGGAGTCGGACCTGGTGGAAAGGATCCAGGACCTCTTCCCGGAGGCCTCGAGGGAGGGGGTGGAGGTGGGCACCTACGCCAAGGCCAGCGGGGTGGAGGTGGTCCTGCGGGGGCCCAAGGGGGCGGTGGAGGGGATGGCCGAGCGGGTGAAAAAGCGGCTTCTGCGGGAGGTCTGGGGCGAAGGGGAGGAGACGATGGCCGCCCTGGTCCAAAGGAGGCTCCTTTTGGAGGGGGCCACCTTGGCCACCATGGAGAGCCTGACCGGGGGGCTTTTGGCGGCGGAGATCACCCGGGTGCCCGGGGCGAGCCGGGTCTTTCTGGGGGGTATGGTATCCTATACTCCAGGGGCCAAGGCCCGCTTTGGCGTACCGGAAGCCCTCCTAGACCGGACCGTTTCCGAGGAGGCGGCCCGGGCCATGGCGGAGGCGGTCCGGCGGAGCCTGGGGGCCACCTACGGCCTCTCCACCACCGGCGTGGCCGGGCCCGACCCCCTGGAGGGCCAGCCGGTGGGCACGGTCTACGTGGCCCTGGCGGGCCCGGGCGGCACGGAGGTGCGGGGCTACCGCTTCCCCCCTTCCTCCCGGGAGGTCATCCGGCTCCGGTCGGTCTACGCGGCCTTGGCGCTCCTCCTGACATGA